A section of the Pseudovibrio sp. M1P-2-3 genome encodes:
- a CDS encoding glycosyltransferase family protein, with protein sequence MSRKPIIRIGANTFCTKHYNIILRRDTESIINAVLRDKKRKLVYLIDDDIEGGMEDRALPQTYRKELRRFHKKQHSQLVNQADELLVSSEYLQKKFKNKKKVTLLRPYWSEPLSGVAHFENLKEKKCPVRIAALGSFTHQADHHFVDQVLLKVIPHTKNIEVILAHSNMRDSSLANHKNVNLLPSMPWSEYRKTLPHIKAHICLYPLLNNNFNKGRSPNKLIEHAVAGGVSLCTDDWQYAKHIQNGQNGFTCARDSSAWAELILNLIDKPTYLTVAFNQFLKEAICLNNKQEQREIWCRLLF encoded by the coding sequence ATGTCACGAAAACCAATAATTCGAATTGGTGCTAATACATTTTGCACCAAACATTATAATATCATACTGCGGCGTGACACCGAGTCTATTATTAACGCAGTGTTGCGAGATAAGAAACGCAAGCTTGTTTATCTCATTGATGACGATATTGAAGGCGGTATGGAGGACCGAGCATTACCTCAAACTTATAGGAAAGAATTAAGACGGTTTCATAAAAAACAGCACTCGCAGTTGGTCAATCAAGCTGATGAACTGCTGGTTTCCAGTGAATACCTTCAGAAAAAATTTAAAAACAAGAAAAAGGTTACTCTTCTTCGCCCTTATTGGTCGGAGCCTCTATCAGGTGTTGCTCACTTTGAAAACTTGAAAGAAAAGAAGTGTCCCGTACGCATCGCTGCTCTTGGCTCTTTTACGCATCAAGCGGATCATCATTTTGTTGATCAAGTATTATTGAAGGTTATACCCCATACGAAAAATATTGAAGTCATTCTTGCCCATTCTAACATGCGTGATAGTAGCTTGGCGAACCACAAGAACGTGAATTTGCTGCCGAGTATGCCTTGGAGCGAATATAGAAAGACTTTACCGCATATAAAAGCGCATATATGTCTCTATCCCTTACTAAACAATAACTTTAATAAGGGTCGCTCACCAAATAAACTCATTGAACATGCGGTTGCGGGAGGCGTCAGCCTTTGTACTGACGATTGGCAATACGCGAAGCATATTCAAAATGGTCAGAATGGTTTTACTTGTGCTCGTGATTCCAGTGCATGGGCAGAGTTAATTCTCAATCTTATTGATAAACCTACATATCTAACAGTAGCGTTCAATCAGTTCCTCAAGGAGGCAATATGCCTAAACAACAAACAGGAACAAAGAGAAATATGGTGTAGGTTGCTATTTTAA
- a CDS encoding IS110 family RNA-guided transposase, giving the protein MKTIMIGVDLAKNVFCLHGTLMNGELLFRKKLARSQFLKFMDRQEPAVVVMEACGSASWWARELSTLGHQVKLIAPRYVKPFVKRQKNDVNDAEAIVIAAQRPEMRFVEPKTEQQQARAVLFRARERLVHQRTELVNALRAVLYEFGHIVTTGIGQIKHIKALLEDEGCRLPACVSEECHDLLVQIEEKTKRIEAKTQKAKQLAARTETSRRLQTMPGIGPITALAVESFAPDMKSFRCGRDFAAWLGLVPRQFSSGGKERLGRVSKAGQADIRRLLIVGAMSRLNWLGRKSIKQGSWLARLAARKPRLLVAIALANKMARQIWAMVTKKETFRDPSLKAA; this is encoded by the coding sequence ATGAAGACCATTATGATTGGCGTGGACCTGGCAAAGAATGTCTTTTGCCTTCACGGGACTTTAATGAATGGAGAATTGCTGTTTCGTAAGAAATTGGCAAGAAGTCAGTTTCTCAAGTTTATGGACAGGCAAGAACCGGCTGTTGTTGTGATGGAAGCCTGCGGGAGCGCTTCTTGGTGGGCGCGCGAATTAAGCACGTTGGGCCATCAGGTGAAGTTGATTGCCCCGCGCTATGTTAAGCCCTTTGTCAAACGTCAGAAGAATGACGTCAATGATGCCGAAGCGATTGTAATTGCGGCACAACGCCCAGAAATGCGTTTTGTCGAGCCCAAGACGGAACAACAGCAGGCCAGAGCGGTCCTGTTCCGTGCGCGCGAACGCTTGGTTCATCAGCGCACAGAGCTTGTGAATGCGCTTAGAGCCGTTCTTTATGAATTCGGTCATATCGTTACCACGGGGATCGGTCAGATCAAGCACATTAAGGCGCTCCTTGAAGATGAGGGGTGTCGTCTTCCCGCCTGCGTGAGCGAGGAATGCCATGATCTGCTTGTACAGATCGAAGAAAAAACAAAGCGGATTGAGGCCAAAACGCAAAAGGCAAAGCAACTGGCGGCGCGTACAGAGACTTCACGTCGTCTGCAGACGATGCCGGGGATTGGTCCAATAACTGCTCTTGCGGTGGAAAGCTTTGCTCCTGATATGAAGTCTTTTCGGTGTGGTCGAGACTTTGCGGCCTGGTTGGGGTTGGTGCCCCGCCAGTTCTCATCAGGGGGTAAGGAACGATTAGGTCGTGTCTCTAAAGCTGGGCAAGCCGACATACGGCGCCTTCTCATCGTTGGGGCAATGTCGCGGCTGAACTGGTTGGGGCGTAAGTCAATCAAGCAAGGCTCCTGGCTCGCTCGACTGGCAGCACGCAAGCCAAGGTTGCTGGTGGCGATTGCACTAGCCAATAAGATGGCACGACAGATCTGGGCAATGGTAACAAAAAAGGAAACCTTCAGAGACCCGTCGCTGAAGGCTGCATAA
- a CDS encoding IS481 family transposase: MGQVLHGSATTTHAVRSAIQKSDATIKELSIRYNINPKTVMKWKKRTSVEDQPTGRENPRSTVLTLAEEAACVAFRKHSLLALDDCLYALQETIPKLTRSSLHRLFQRHAISRLPAPDKDKDKKRFKAYPIGYFHIDIAEVRTAEGKLYLFVAIDRTSKFTFVQLHEKATRRVAGDFLRSLIKAVPYKIHTVLTYKGTHFTDPKGDSWNAKDITHMLATDQPFRCHGFVLACAQNHIDHQLTKPAHPWTNGQVERMNRTLKEASVRRYYYQTHSELRTHLETFIQAYNFAKRLKALKGQTPFEYITKQWTKEPGRFIKQPDHLLVGLNI; the protein is encoded by the coding sequence ATGGGACAGGTATTACACGGTAGCGCCACGACTACTCACGCGGTTCGATCGGCCATCCAAAAATCGGATGCTACAATCAAGGAATTAAGCATCCGTTATAACATCAACCCTAAAACGGTGATGAAGTGGAAGAAACGGACCAGCGTAGAAGATCAACCCACGGGACGGGAAAATCCACGCTCTACAGTCCTTACTCTGGCGGAAGAGGCTGCATGTGTCGCTTTTCGCAAGCACTCTTTGTTAGCGCTTGATGACTGCCTTTATGCTCTGCAGGAAACGATCCCGAAGTTGACCCGCTCATCCCTCCACCGTCTATTCCAGCGTCACGCAATCTCGCGTCTTCCAGCTCCAGATAAGGATAAGGATAAGAAACGTTTCAAAGCTTATCCGATCGGCTATTTTCACATTGATATCGCGGAAGTACGAACTGCAGAAGGCAAACTGTATCTGTTTGTGGCCATTGATCGCACATCTAAATTTACCTTTGTGCAGCTGCATGAAAAAGCGACCAGAAGGGTTGCTGGAGACTTCCTACGTAGCCTCATCAAGGCAGTCCCCTATAAAATCCACACCGTTCTGACATACAAGGGCACCCATTTTACCGATCCCAAAGGCGACAGCTGGAACGCTAAGGACATTACGCATATGCTCGCTACTGACCAGCCATTTCGCTGCCATGGCTTTGTTCTGGCTTGCGCCCAAAACCATATCGATCATCAGCTAACAAAACCAGCTCACCCCTGGACGAATGGTCAGGTCGAACGCATGAACCGCACCCTCAAAGAGGCCTCTGTCCGGCGCTATTATTACCAGACACACAGCGAACTCCGCACTCATCTGGAAACGTTCATACAGGCTTATAACTTTGCCAAGCGCCTCAAGGCTCTCAAAGGACAAACGCCCTTTGAGTACATCACCAAACAATGGACAAAAGAGCCCGGTAGGTTCATAAAACAACCAGACCATCTCCTTGTGGGACTAAACATCTAA
- a CDS encoding IS3 family transposase (programmed frameshift), whose amino-acid sequence MVVKLRQVEVLMGQGMARLDAIRQIGVTEQTYYRWKKQYGGMGTEQLKELKRLQKENERLRRAVSDLTLDKLILTEAAKGKLLSPARRRACINHIRSQVKVSERRVCRVLGQHRSTQRRFPKGRADEDQLVADMIELARQYGRYGYRRIAALLREAGWQVNDKRVERLWRREGLKVPMKQPKQGRLWLNDGSCIRLRPQYRNHVWSYDFVHHRTDDGRAFRTLNILDEYTRECLAIRVKRKLNASEVIDALTDLFILRGIPAYIRSDNGPELVAEAVQKWIKAAGAQTAYIEPGSPWENGYCESFNGRMRDELLNGEIFYSLREAQIIIESWRKHYNTKRPHSALGYRPPVPEVIIPIDQRPTMH is encoded by the exons ATTGTCGTTAAACTGCGGCAAGTTGAAGTCCTGATGGGGCAAGGAATGGCGCGCTTGGATGCGATCCGCCAGATCGGCGTTACCGAGCAAACCTATTACCGTTGGAAGAAGCAGTATGGCGGAATGGGTACGGAGCAACTCAAGGAACTGAAGCGGCTGCAGAAAGAAAATGAACGTTTGCGCCGTGCGGTCTCTGATCTGACATTGGACAAGCTGATCCTTACGGAGGCTGCAA AAGGGAAACTTCTGAGCCCTGCTCGTCGCAGAGCCTGCATTAACCATATACGCAGTCAGGTGAAGGTTTCCGAGCGGCGTGTTTGTCGTGTTCTTGGTCAGCATCGCTCCACACAGCGTCGCTTCCCCAAAGGGCGAGCGGATGAAGATCAGCTGGTTGCAGATATGATTGAGCTGGCACGCCAATATGGCCGTTACGGTTACCGTCGCATTGCCGCTTTGCTCCGAGAGGCTGGATGGCAAGTGAACGATAAACGTGTTGAACGTCTGTGGCGACGAGAGGGGCTGAAAGTTCCCATGAAGCAACCGAAACAGGGGCGGCTCTGGCTCAATGATGGGTCTTGCATACGTCTCCGGCCACAGTATCGCAATCACGTGTGGTCCTATGACTTTGTCCATCATCGCACTGATGATGGCAGGGCATTCAGAACGTTGAATATTTTGGATGAGTATACGCGTGAATGCCTTGCTATTCGGGTGAAGCGAAAGCTGAATGCGAGCGAAGTCATCGATGCGCTGACGGACCTGTTTATCCTGCGCGGCATACCTGCCTATATTCGTTCAGATAACGGCCCGGAGCTCGTGGCGGAGGCGGTTCAAAAGTGGATCAAAGCCGCCGGAGCCCAAACAGCCTACATTGAGCCAGGCTCGCCATGGGAAAACGGATATTGCGAGAGTTTCAATGGGCGAATGCGTGATGAATTATTGAACGGAGAAATCTTCTACTCCCTACGTGAAGCCCAAATAATCATAGAAAGCTGGAGGAAACACTACAATACCAAACGACCGCATAGTGCTCTGGGCTACCGCCCACCAGTTCCGGAAGTCATTATTCCGATAGACCAAAGGCCAACCATGCACTAA
- a CDS encoding DUF707 domain-containing protein, producing the protein MYNLEWFILQRVPMHKGGVNLCCDFPATLCKSTFLTPSREEREYSHHFVGGKWSGIYDFFKSYPELLDKFEYFWFPDDDIETTSEDVERFLKIVFRERFQLAQPALKSDSYYAYRITLANPRFRFRRTNFVELMMPIIHRDLLLQVLPVFANRHFAQGMDFIWHQLARDPLRDVAIIDEVPMGHYRPRQTNLKGNMSKAGVDMMAERERTFKELSIRRPILRVQSGLLKEGLVLNKGPRLTLELLKGLLEISKSCSNPPMNSLHILHSIAYQYVGRSNVSTFDYSSLSQIQRNFSLFS; encoded by the coding sequence ATGTATAATTTGGAGTGGTTCATTCTTCAACGTGTACCGATGCATAAGGGAGGGGTGAATCTTTGTTGTGATTTCCCTGCTACATTGTGTAAATCTACTTTTTTGACGCCCAGTAGAGAAGAGAGGGAGTACTCTCATCACTTTGTCGGCGGCAAATGGTCTGGTATTTATGACTTTTTCAAGAGCTATCCTGAACTGCTTGATAAGTTCGAGTACTTTTGGTTTCCAGATGATGATATTGAAACGACGTCTGAGGATGTAGAGCGGTTTTTGAAGATTGTTTTTCGAGAAAGGTTTCAGTTGGCGCAGCCTGCGTTGAAGTCGGATAGTTATTATGCATATCGTATTACCCTAGCAAATCCTCGGTTTCGTTTTCGTAGAACTAATTTTGTTGAGTTAATGATGCCTATTATCCATAGGGATTTGCTGCTTCAGGTCCTGCCTGTCTTTGCAAATAGGCACTTTGCGCAGGGCATGGACTTTATTTGGCACCAATTGGCAAGGGACCCACTGAGGGACGTTGCTATAATAGATGAAGTACCGATGGGGCATTACCGACCAAGGCAAACTAATCTCAAAGGTAATATGTCCAAGGCTGGTGTCGATATGATGGCAGAACGCGAACGAACTTTTAAAGAGCTATCTATACGAAGGCCAATTCTGAGAGTTCAGTCTGGGTTGCTAAAGGAAGGTCTTGTATTGAACAAAGGTCCACGTCTCACCTTGGAATTATTAAAAGGGCTTCTTGAGATATCGAAAAGTTGTAGTAATCCACCTATGAACTCACTCCATATCTTACACTCGATTGCATATCAGTACGTGGGCCGATCAAATGTATCTACATTTGATTATAGTTCCCTTTCTCAGATACAACGCAACTTTTCTTTATTCAGTTAG
- a CDS encoding IS481 family transposase: MHGSATTTHAVQSAIQKSDATIKELSIRYNINPKTVMKWKKRTSVEDQPTGRENPRSTVLTLAEEAACVAFRKHSLLALDDCLYALQETIPKLTRSSLHRLFQRHAISRLPAPDKDKDKKRFKAYPIGYFHIDIAEVRTAEGKLYLFVAIDRTSKFTFVQLHEKATRRVAGDFLRSLIKAVPYKIHTVLTYKGTHFTDPKGDSWNAKDITHMLATDQPFRCHGFVLACAQNHIDHQLTKPAHPWTNGQVERMNRTLKEASVRRYYYQTHSELRTHLETFIQAYNFAKRLKALKGQTPFEYITKQWTKEPGRFIKQPDHLLVGLNI; this comes from the coding sequence TTGCACGGCAGCGCCACGACTACTCACGCGGTTCAATCGGCCATCCAAAAATCGGATGCTACAATCAAGGAATTAAGCATCCGTTATAACATCAACCCTAAAACGGTGATGAAGTGGAAGAAACGGACCAGCGTAGAAGATCAACCCACGGGACGGGAAAATCCACGCTCTACAGTCCTTACTCTGGCGGAAGAGGCTGCATGTGTCGCTTTTCGCAAGCACTCTTTGTTAGCGCTTGATGACTGCCTTTATGCTCTGCAGGAAACGATCCCGAAGTTGACCCGCTCATCCCTCCACCGTCTATTCCAGCGTCACGCAATCTCGCGTCTTCCAGCTCCAGATAAGGATAAGGATAAGAAACGTTTCAAAGCTTATCCGATCGGCTATTTTCACATTGATATCGCGGAAGTACGAACTGCAGAAGGCAAACTGTATCTGTTTGTGGCCATTGATCGCACATCTAAATTTACCTTTGTGCAGCTGCATGAAAAAGCGACCAGAAGGGTTGCTGGAGACTTCCTACGTAGCCTCATCAAGGCAGTCCCCTATAAAATCCACACCGTTCTGACATACAAGGGCACCCATTTTACCGATCCCAAAGGCGACAGCTGGAACGCTAAGGACATTACGCATATGCTCGCTACTGACCAGCCATTTCGCTGCCATGGCTTTGTTCTGGCTTGCGCCCAAAACCATATCGATCATCAGCTAACAAAACCAGCTCACCCCTGGACGAATGGTCAGGTCGAACGCATGAACCGCACCCTCAAAGAGGCCTCTGTCCGGCGCTATTATTACCAGACACACAGCGAACTCCGCACTCATCTGGAAACGTTCATACAGGCTTATAACTTTGCCAAGCGCCTCAAGGCTCTCAAAGGACAAACGCCCTTTGAGTACATCACCAAGCAATGGACAAAAGAGCCCGGTAGGTTCATAAAACAGCCAGACCATCTCCTTGTGGGACTAAACATCTAG